The following coding sequences are from one Kosakonia sp. H02 window:
- a CDS encoding tellurite resistance TerB family protein: MMSWLNQLQSLLGQKSIATSASSSGGQGLNNLLVPGALGGLAGLLVANKSSRKLLAKYGTGALLAGGGAIAGTVLWNKYKDRIREAHQGEPQFGQQQSPLDVRTERLILALVFAAKSDGHIDDKERAAIEEQLREAGIEAQGRELVAKAIEQPLDPARLAKGVQNEEEALELYFLSCAVIDIDHFMERSYLNALGDALNIPQDVRNGIEQDLKQQKLALTP, encoded by the coding sequence ATCATGAGTTGGTTGAATCAATTACAGTCGCTGCTTGGCCAGAAAAGCATCGCTACGTCGGCCTCATCATCCGGTGGGCAGGGGCTTAATAATCTATTGGTACCGGGTGCTCTGGGCGGTCTTGCCGGGTTGCTGGTTGCCAATAAATCATCACGCAAACTGTTGGCTAAATACGGTACCGGCGCATTGCTCGCTGGCGGCGGTGCGATCGCCGGAACGGTGCTGTGGAATAAATACAAAGATCGCATCCGCGAGGCGCATCAGGGCGAGCCACAATTTGGTCAGCAGCAATCACCGCTTGATGTTCGCACTGAACGTTTGATCCTGGCGCTGGTGTTTGCCGCCAAAAGTGATGGTCATATCGATGACAAAGAGCGGGCCGCAATTGAAGAGCAGTTGCGCGAAGCGGGCATTGAAGCGCAAGGGCGCGAACTGGTGGCTAAAGCCATTGAGCAACCGTTGGATCCGGCCCGCCTGGCAAAAGGGGTGCAAAACGAAGAAGAGGCGCTGGAGCTCTATTTTCTGAGCTGTGCCGTTATCGACATCGACCATTTTATGGAGCGCAGCTATCTGAATGCGTTGGGCGATGCGCTGAATATCCCGCAGGACGTACGCAACGGTATCGAGCAGGATCTCAAACAACAAAAATTGGCTCTTACGCCCTGA
- a CDS encoding YebY family protein, with protein MKKSLLVLLMLTCSGAALAAPQVITVSRFEMGKEKWAFNREEVMLTCRPGNALFAINPSTLVQYPLNDIAEKQVASGKSSGQPISVIQIDDPSRPGEKMSLAPFIERARTLC; from the coding sequence ATGAAGAAAAGTTTATTAGTACTGTTAATGCTGACATGTTCGGGAGCGGCGCTGGCGGCACCGCAGGTGATTACCGTTAGCCGTTTTGAGATGGGCAAAGAGAAATGGGCGTTTAATCGCGAAGAGGTGATGTTAACCTGCCGCCCCGGTAATGCGCTGTTTGCCATCAACCCCAGTACCCTGGTGCAATACCCGCTTAACGATATCGCCGAGAAACAGGTTGCCAGCGGCAAAAGCAGCGGCCAGCCGATTAGCGTGATCCAGATTGATGATCCTTCCCGCCCCGGTGAAAAAATGAGTCTCGCGCCGTTTATCGAGCGCGCCAGAACGTTGTGCTAA
- the exoX gene encoding exodeoxyribonuclease X: MLRVIDTETCDLQGGVVEIASVDVVDGKIVNPQSHLVRPDKPISPQAMAIHRITEAMVADQPWIEEIVPHYYGSEWYVAHNASFDRRVLPEMPGEWICTMKLARRLWPGIKYSNMALYQTRKLSVQTPPGLHHHRALYDCYITAALLIDIMQVSGWTPEQMVTVTGRPALLTTFTFGKYRGTPVSEVADRDPGYLRWLFKNLDNMSPELRLTLKHYLGEG, from the coding sequence ATGTTACGTGTTATTGATACTGAAACCTGCGATCTGCAAGGCGGCGTGGTTGAAATCGCCTCGGTCGATGTGGTTGACGGCAAAATCGTTAACCCGCAGAGCCACCTGGTGCGCCCGGACAAACCCATCAGCCCGCAGGCGATGGCAATACACCGCATTACGGAAGCGATGGTGGCCGATCAGCCATGGATCGAAGAGATTGTGCCGCACTATTACGGCAGCGAATGGTATGTGGCGCACAACGCCAGTTTTGACCGCCGTGTGCTGCCAGAAATGCCAGGAGAGTGGATCTGCACGATGAAGCTGGCCCGCCGCCTGTGGCCGGGGATCAAATACAGCAATATGGCGCTGTATCAGACCCGCAAGCTCAGCGTGCAAACCCCGCCGGGTCTGCATCACCACCGTGCGCTGTACGATTGTTACATCACCGCCGCCCTGCTGATAGACATTATGCAGGTGTCAGGCTGGACACCAGAACAAATGGTGACCGTCACTGGTCGCCCGGCGCTGTTAACCACATTCACCTTTGGCAAATATCGCGGTACACCGGTATCTGAAGTTGCCGATCGCGATCCGGGCTACCTGCGCTGGCTGTTTAAGAACCTCGACAACATGAGCCCGGAGTTACGTCTGACGCTGAAACACTACCTGGGCGAGGGTTAA
- the rsmF gene encoding 16S rRNA (cytosine(1407)-C(5))-methyltransferase RsmF — translation MAQNAVYFPDEFLAQMRQAMPEHLSFDDFIAACQRPLRRSIRINTLKISVADFLTLVAPYGWQLTPVPWCAEGFWIERDDEESLPLGSTAEHLSGLFYIQEASSMLPVAALFADGEMPQRVMDVAAAPGSKTTQIAARMGNQGAILANEFSASRVKVLHANISRSGIHNVALTHFDGRVFGPALPEMFDAILLDAPCSGEGVVRKDADALKNWSVASNQDIAATQRELIDSAFHALRPGGVLVYSTCTLNRDENEAICHWLQQQYPHAVEFLPLGELFDGADRALTAEGFLHVFPQIYDCEGFFVARLRKTAAVDPLPAPTYKVGNFPFAPLKPRDVAQLEAAAAQVGLRWDDSLHLWQRDKEIWLFPAAIEALIGKVRFSRIGIRLAETHNKGYRWQHEAVIALAGHDNPLAFALTLPEAEEWYRGRDIYPQALPPRDDLIVTFQGQPLGLAKKIGSRLKNSYPRELVRDGRLFAGNA, via the coding sequence GTGGCTCAAAACGCTGTTTACTTCCCTGACGAATTCCTGGCCCAGATGCGCCAGGCCATGCCTGAGCATCTCTCTTTTGATGATTTTATTGCGGCCTGCCAGCGCCCGCTGCGCCGCAGTATCCGTATCAATACGCTAAAAATCTCGGTCGCTGATTTTTTGACGCTGGTTGCGCCTTATGGCTGGCAATTAACGCCCGTGCCGTGGTGCGCAGAAGGGTTTTGGATCGAACGGGATGATGAAGAGAGCCTGCCGCTTGGCAGCACGGCGGAGCATCTGAGCGGGCTGTTTTATATTCAGGAAGCGAGTTCCATGCTGCCGGTTGCGGCGCTGTTTGCTGATGGCGAAATGCCGCAGCGGGTGATGGATGTTGCCGCTGCACCGGGGTCAAAAACCACGCAAATTGCCGCCCGCATGGGCAACCAGGGTGCAATCCTTGCCAATGAGTTTTCCGCCAGCCGCGTGAAAGTGCTGCACGCCAACATCAGCCGCAGCGGTATTCATAATGTTGCGCTGACACATTTTGACGGCCGCGTATTTGGCCCTGCCTTGCCTGAAATGTTCGACGCCATCTTGCTGGATGCGCCTTGCTCAGGCGAAGGAGTGGTGCGTAAAGATGCCGACGCATTGAAAAACTGGTCTGTTGCCAGCAATCAGGACATCGCCGCCACCCAGCGCGAACTTATCGACAGCGCCTTTCACGCCCTGCGTCCCGGCGGCGTGCTGGTTTACTCCACCTGCACGCTGAACCGTGATGAAAACGAGGCGATCTGCCACTGGCTACAGCAGCAATACCCGCATGCAGTCGAATTTTTGCCGCTGGGCGAATTGTTCGACGGAGCCGACCGCGCCCTCACCGCCGAAGGCTTTTTGCATGTTTTCCCGCAGATTTATGACTGTGAAGGCTTCTTTGTCGCCCGTTTGCGCAAAACCGCCGCTGTCGATCCGCTCCCTGCCCCGACCTATAAAGTCGGTAATTTCCCGTTTGCCCCGCTGAAACCGCGTGATGTTGCGCAGCTTGAAGCCGCCGCTGCACAAGTGGGGCTTCGTTGGGATGACTCCCTGCATCTGTGGCAGCGGGATAAAGAGATCTGGCTGTTTCCCGCAGCTATCGAAGCACTCATCGGAAAAGTCCGTTTTTCCCGTATCGGCATCCGCCTGGCGGAAACGCACAATAAAGGTTATCGCTGGCAGCATGAAGCGGTGATTGCGTTGGCGGGCCACGATAATCCTCTGGCTTTCGCCCTGACGTTGCCTGAAGCTGAAGAGTGGTATCGCGGCCGGGATATCTACCCACAGGCCCTGCCACCGCGGGATGACTTGATTGTGACATTCCAGGGGCAACCGCTGGGGCTGGCGAAAAAAATCGGTTCGCGGTTGAAAAACAGTTACCCGCGCGAGCTGGTGCGCGATGGTCGTCTCTTTGCCGGGAATGCGTGA
- the yobA gene encoding CopC domain-containing protein YobA, whose product MFITSYRHWRAMALVASLFITPAALAHAHLKGQYPAADANVDAAPQALTLNFSEGIEPAFSGIQVTDARKQIIKTGVVKRNEKDNRQMIVPLEQPLTSGKYTVSWHVVSVDGHKTRGQYTFSVK is encoded by the coding sequence ATGTTTATCACGTCTTATCGCCACTGGCGGGCAATGGCGCTTGTCGCCAGCCTGTTTATCACACCCGCTGCGCTGGCGCATGCTCATCTTAAGGGCCAGTATCCGGCAGCCGATGCGAATGTCGATGCCGCGCCTCAAGCGTTAACCCTGAATTTCTCAGAAGGGATTGAGCCGGCGTTCAGCGGCATTCAGGTGACCGACGCGCGAAAGCAAATTATCAAGACCGGGGTAGTGAAGCGCAACGAGAAAGATAACCGTCAGATGATTGTTCCGCTGGAGCAGCCGCTAACGTCGGGGAAATATACCGTTAGCTGGCATGTTGTTTCCGTTGACGGTCACAAAACCCGTGGCCAGTATACGTTTTCTGTGAAGTAA
- the pphA gene encoding protein-serine/threonine phosphatase gives MYQRIEGSDWRHIWIVGDLHGCHQRLLEALRDRHFDPYQDLLICVGDLIDRGPESLQCLALLTKPWFKTVRGNHEQMAIDALRYGEMAMWQLNGGSWFSALPKAQQEQALEALHRCAQLPYILELRSNGVVNVIAHADYPATEYQWEKEVDSESVLWRRDRLNQLLCGKGEKIAGADHFWFGHTPLKQRFDAQNQHYIDTGAVFGGELTLVQVQ, from the coding sequence ATGTATCAACGAATCGAAGGCTCGGACTGGCGGCATATCTGGATTGTGGGCGACCTGCATGGCTGCCACCAGCGCTTATTAGAGGCGCTGCGCGACCGTCATTTTGATCCGTACCAGGACTTGCTGATTTGCGTCGGCGATTTGATCGATCGCGGCCCGGAAAGCTTGCAATGTCTGGCGCTACTGACCAAACCGTGGTTTAAAACCGTGCGCGGTAATCATGAACAGATGGCGATTGATGCACTCCGTTACGGCGAAATGGCGATGTGGCAACTTAACGGCGGCAGCTGGTTTAGTGCGTTACCAAAGGCACAGCAAGAGCAGGCGCTTGAAGCATTACATCGCTGCGCACAGTTGCCTTATATCCTTGAGCTACGTTCAAACGGCGTGGTGAACGTCATTGCCCATGCGGATTACCCGGCAACAGAATATCAATGGGAAAAAGAGGTCGACAGCGAGTCGGTCCTCTGGCGGCGCGACCGGTTAAACCAGTTGTTGTGCGGTAAGGGTGAGAAAATTGCCGGTGCAGACCATTTCTGGTTCGGCCATACGCCGCTAAAACAGCGTTTCGATGCCCAAAACCAGCACTACATCGACACCGGGGCGGTATTTGGCGGTGAATTGACACTGGTGCAGGTGCAGTGA
- the ptrB gene encoding oligopeptidase B: protein MLPKAKQIPHAMTMHGDKRIDNYYWLRDDTRSQPEVLDYLHQENDYGREVMASQQALQDDILAEIISRIPQREVSAPYIKNGYRYRHIYEPGNEYAIYQRQSVLSSEWDEWSVLLDSNQRAAHSEFYTLGGLEVSPDNTIMAIAEDFLSRRQYGLRFRNLETGNWYPEVLDNVSPEFVWVNDSETLYYVRKHATTLLPYQVWRHTIGTPSQQDELVYEEKDETFYVGLSKTTSQHYITVHLASATTSEVLLLDAELPDAQPLCFLPRRKDHEYSLDHYQHTFYLRSNRDGKNFGLYRTKVRDERRWEVLIPARDQIMLEGFTLFTDWLVVEERQRGLTSLRQINRKTREVVGIAFDDPAYVTWLAYNPEPETSRLRYGYSSMTTPDTLFEMDMDTGERRVLKQIEVAGFDASDYRSEHVWIRARDGVEVPVSLVYNQKHFRPGENPLLVYGYGSYGASMDADFSSSRLSLLDRGFVCAIAHIRGGGELGHAWYEDGKFLNKKNTFNDFIDVTDSLLAQGYGSPLFCYAMGGSAGGMLMGAVINARPSLFHGVIAQVPFVDVLTTMLDESIPLTTGEFEEWGNPQDETYYHYMKSYSPYDNIDAHPYPHMLVTTGLHDSQVQYWEPAKWVAKLREYKIDDNLLLLCTDMDSGHGGKSGRFKSYEGVALEYAFLIALAQGTLPGKG from the coding sequence ATGTTGCCGAAAGCAAAACAAATACCTCATGCCATGACGATGCATGGCGATAAACGCATCGACAATTATTATTGGCTGCGGGACGACACGCGCTCGCAGCCGGAGGTTCTTGATTACCTCCATCAGGAAAACGACTATGGACGCGAAGTAATGGCGTCCCAACAAGCGTTACAGGACGACATCCTGGCGGAAATCATCTCCCGTATTCCTCAACGCGAAGTCTCCGCTCCCTACATCAAAAATGGCTATCGCTACCGGCATATTTATGAACCCGGCAATGAATACGCTATTTACCAGCGCCAGTCGGTTCTCAGCTCAGAGTGGGATGAATGGTCGGTATTGCTGGATTCCAACCAGCGTGCGGCGCACAGCGAGTTTTATACCTTGGGCGGCCTTGAGGTCTCACCTGACAACACGATTATGGCGATTGCCGAAGACTTTCTCTCACGTCGCCAGTATGGCCTGCGTTTTCGCAACCTGGAGACCGGTAACTGGTATCCGGAAGTGCTGGATAACGTCTCACCGGAGTTCGTCTGGGTGAATGATTCTGAAACCCTCTACTATGTGCGCAAACACGCGACCACGCTGCTGCCTTATCAGGTGTGGCGTCATACCATTGGTACGCCTTCGCAGCAGGACGAACTGGTCTATGAAGAGAAGGACGAGACCTTTTATGTCGGGCTAAGCAAAACGACCTCTCAACACTACATCACTGTCCATCTTGCGAGTGCCACCACCAGCGAAGTGTTGCTGCTGGATGCGGAACTGCCGGATGCGCAGCCGCTCTGTTTTTTGCCGCGGCGTAAAGATCATGAATATAGCCTCGATCATTACCAGCACACGTTTTATCTGCGCTCCAACCGTGACGGTAAAAACTTCGGCTTGTATCGCACCAAAGTGCGCGATGAGCGGCGCTGGGAAGTGCTGATCCCGGCGCGCGACCAGATAATGCTTGAGGGTTTTACACTTTTTACCGACTGGCTGGTGGTGGAAGAGCGGCAACGCGGGCTGACCAGCTTGCGGCAAATCAACCGTAAAACCCGCGAAGTGGTCGGGATTGCATTTGACGATCCGGCTTATGTCACATGGCTTGCTTATAACCCGGAACCGGAAACCTCGCGCCTGCGCTATGGGTATTCCTCAATGACCACCCCGGATACGTTATTCGAGATGGATATGGATACCGGCGAACGGCGGGTATTGAAGCAAATTGAAGTAGCAGGTTTTGACGCCAGCGACTATCGCAGCGAGCACGTCTGGATCCGCGCGCGGGACGGCGTCGAAGTGCCGGTATCGCTGGTTTACAACCAAAAACATTTCCGCCCGGGAGAAAACCCGCTGTTGGTTTACGGCTATGGCTCCTACGGTGCCAGTATGGATGCGGATTTCAGCAGCAGCCGGTTAAGCTTGCTCGACCGGGGTTTCGTCTGCGCGATAGCGCATATTCGCGGCGGTGGCGAGCTGGGTCATGCGTGGTATGAAGACGGTAAATTCCTTAACAAGAAAAATACCTTCAATGACTTTATTGATGTCACTGATAGCCTGCTGGCGCAGGGGTACGGATCGCCGCTGTTCTGCTATGCCATGGGAGGCAGTGCGGGCGGCATGTTGATGGGGGCGGTGATTAACGCACGCCCATCGCTGTTCCACGGTGTGATTGCGCAAGTCCCGTTTGTTGATGTGCTGACCACCATGCTCGACGAATCCATCCCGCTAACGACCGGTGAATTTGAGGAGTGGGGCAATCCGCAAGACGAAACCTATTATCACTACATGAAAAGCTACAGCCCGTACGACAATATCGATGCGCATCCTTACCCGCATATGCTGGTGACCACCGGGCTGCATGACTCGCAGGTGCAATACTGGGAACCCGCAAAATGGGTTGCAAAGCTGCGCGAGTATAAAATCGACGATAACCTGCTGCTGCTCTGTACGGATATGGATTCCGGGCACGGAGGCAAGTCCGGGCGCTTTAAATCGTACGAAGGCGTGGCGCTGGAATATGCGTTTCTGATAGCCCTTGCACAGGGAACGCTGCCGGGGAAGGGGTAA
- a CDS encoding YebV family protein, translating into MTKTSVRIGAFEIDDAELQGDNQGERTLRIPCSSDPDLCMQLDAWDAETSIPAILNGEHSVLYREHYDQQSDTWVMRLA; encoded by the coding sequence ATGACGAAAACCAGCGTGCGCATTGGCGCATTCGAAATCGACGATGCCGAGTTGCAGGGAGATAATCAGGGCGAACGAACGTTGCGTATTCCTTGCAGTTCTGACCCGGATTTATGTATGCAGCTTGATGCCTGGGACGCGGAAACCAGCATTCCTGCGATCCTGAACGGCGAGCACTCGGTGCTTTATCGCGAACATTATGATCAGCAGTCTGATACCTGGGTTATGCGCCTTGCCTGA
- a CDS encoding DNA polymerase III subunit theta, whose product MITNLAQLEQEEMDKINVDLAAAGVAFKERYNMPVIAEAVEREQPAHLRSWFRERLIAHRLASVSLSRLPYEPKAK is encoded by the coding sequence ATGATTACCAATCTTGCGCAGCTCGAACAAGAAGAGATGGATAAGATCAATGTCGATCTTGCCGCCGCCGGGGTCGCTTTCAAAGAGCGCTATAACATGCCGGTTATCGCCGAAGCCGTTGAGCGCGAGCAACCGGCGCATCTGCGTAGCTGGTTTCGCGAACGCCTGATTGCCCATCGTCTGGCTTCCGTATCGCTCTCTCGCCTGCCGTATGAGCCTAAAGCGAAATAA
- a CDS encoding YebW family protein: MFALVLFVCYLDGGCDDIVVDVFNTEQQCMAAMDDERLRHGGCFPVEDFIDGFWHPAREFSDF; this comes from the coding sequence ATGTTCGCTCTGGTCTTATTTGTTTGCTACCTGGACGGTGGTTGTGACGATATCGTCGTTGATGTCTTTAATACTGAGCAACAGTGCATGGCTGCTATGGACGATGAGAGACTGCGTCACGGCGGTTGTTTTCCTGTAGAAGATTTTATTGATGGCTTCTGGCACCCGGCCAGGGAATTCAGCGATTTTTGA
- a CDS encoding MlaD family protein, translated as MSQETPASTTEARIKSKRRISPFWLLPVIALLIAGWLVWSSYEDRANTITIDFMSADGIVAGRTPVRYQGVEVGTVQDIRLSDDLRKIQVRASIKADMKDALRSETQFWLVTPKASLAGVSGLDALVGGNYIGMMPGKGDPQDHFTALDTQPKYRLNNGDLMIHLHAPDLGSLNSGSLVYFRKIPVGRVYDYAINNNKQGVTIDVLIERRFTNLVKKGSRFWNVSGVKADVGLSGAKVELESLAALVNGAIAFDSPDDSQPAAPDDEFGLYEDLAHSQRGVIIKLDLPGGQGLKAGSTPLMYQGLEVGELTKINLNPGGTVTGEMTVDPSVVNLLRDNTRIEMRNPKISLSNANVSSLLTGSTLELLPGEGEPRDQFVVLPADKNLLQEPGVITLTLTAPESYGIDAGQPLVLHGVQVGQVLERNLTNKGVSFAIAIDPQYRDLVHGDSKFVVNSRVDVKVGLDGVEFLAASANEWLSGGIRILPGTKGAMKTSYPLFANLDKALENSLSDLPTTTLTLTADTLPDVQAGSVVLYRKFEVGEVITVRPRANAFDIDLHIKPEYRNLLTDDSVFWAEGGAKVQLNGSGLTVQASPLSRAIKGAISFDNLSGASARLRKGDKRELYASETAARAVGGQITLHAFDAGKLAEGMPIRYLGIDIGQVQTLRLLTDKNEVQASAVLYPEYVRTFARGGTRFSVITPQISAAGVEHLDTILQPYINVEPGHGDARRDFELTEATITDSRYLDGLNIVVEAPEVGSMNIGTPVLFRGIEVGTVTGLALGTLSDRVMVAMRISKRYQHLVRNNSVFWLASGYTLDFGLTGGVVKTGTFNQFIRGGIAFATPPETPLAPKAQPGKHFLLLESEPKEWRQWGTALPR; from the coding sequence ATGAGTCAGGAAACCCCCGCTTCAACGACTGAAGCGCGTATTAAATCAAAACGTCGCATTTCGCCATTCTGGCTATTGCCGGTTATCGCGCTGCTTATCGCGGGCTGGCTTGTCTGGAGTAGCTATGAAGATCGCGCTAATACCATCACTATCGATTTTATGTCCGCCGACGGCATTGTCGCCGGGCGAACTCCCGTGCGTTATCAGGGGGTCGAAGTCGGTACGGTGCAGGATATTCGCCTGAGCGATGATTTGAGGAAAATCCAGGTACGCGCCAGTATCAAAGCCGACATGAAAGATGCGCTGCGCAGTGAAACCCAGTTCTGGCTGGTCACGCCCAAAGCGTCGCTGGCGGGCGTTTCCGGCCTTGATGCTCTGGTGGGCGGCAACTATATCGGCATGATGCCGGGCAAAGGCGACCCGCAGGATCACTTCACCGCGCTTGATACCCAGCCGAAGTACCGGCTCAACAATGGCGATCTAATGATTCATCTGCACGCGCCGGATTTGGGTTCACTCAACAGCGGTTCGCTGGTCTATTTCCGCAAAATCCCGGTTGGACGTGTTTACGACTACGCGATCAATAACAACAAACAGGGCGTCACCATTGATGTACTCATCGAACGCCGCTTCACCAACCTGGTGAAAAAAGGTAGCCGGTTCTGGAACGTTTCCGGCGTGAAAGCCGATGTCGGGTTGAGCGGCGCGAAAGTGGAGCTGGAAAGCCTGGCTGCGCTGGTCAATGGCGCGATCGCTTTTGATTCGCCAGACGATTCGCAACCTGCGGCGCCAGATGATGAGTTCGGTTTGTATGAAGACCTGGCACACAGCCAGCGCGGCGTGATAATCAAGCTCGATTTACCCGGCGGCCAGGGGCTGAAAGCAGGCTCAACGCCGCTGATGTACCAGGGACTAGAAGTGGGTGAACTGACCAAAATTAACCTCAATCCTGGCGGCACGGTGACCGGCGAGATGACGGTCGATCCGAGCGTGGTTAACCTGCTGCGCGACAATACCCGTATTGAGATGCGCAATCCGAAAATCTCATTGAGCAATGCTAACGTCAGCTCCCTGCTGACAGGCAGCACGCTGGAATTACTCCCCGGCGAAGGGGAGCCGCGCGATCAATTTGTAGTGCTGCCTGCGGATAAAAACCTGTTGCAGGAACCGGGTGTTATCACCCTGACGCTCACCGCGCCGGAAAGTTACGGTATCGATGCCGGGCAACCTTTGGTGCTCCACGGTGTGCAGGTGGGCCAGGTGCTGGAGCGCAATCTCACCAACAAAGGCGTCTCTTTTGCCATCGCCATCGATCCGCAATACCGCGATCTGGTGCACGGCGACAGCAAGTTTGTGGTCAACAGCCGTGTGGACGTCAAAGTGGGTCTGGACGGTGTAGAGTTCCTTGCCGCCAGCGCAAATGAGTGGCTCAGCGGCGGGATCCGCATTCTCCCCGGCACCAAAGGCGCGATGAAAACGAGCTATCCGTTGTTCGCCAACCTGGATAAAGCGCTGGAAAACAGCCTGAGCGATCTGCCCACCACCACCCTGACGCTCACCGCCGATACCCTGCCGGATGTGCAGGCCGGTTCCGTGGTGCTGTACCGCAAATTCGAAGTCGGTGAAGTGATCACCGTGCGTCCGCGCGCTAACGCATTTGATATCGATCTGCATATCAAACCGGAATACCGCAACTTGCTTACCGATGACAGCGTGTTCTGGGCGGAAGGCGGCGCGAAAGTGCAGCTTAACGGCAGCGGCCTCACCGTGCAGGCTTCGCCACTTTCCCGCGCCATTAAAGGTGCCATCAGTTTTGATAACCTCAGCGGTGCCAGCGCGCGCCTGCGTAAAGGCGATAAGCGCGAACTGTACGCCTCCGAGACCGCAGCGCGCGCCGTGGGTGGCCAGATAACGCTACATGCCTTTGACGCCGGCAAGCTGGCAGAAGGGATGCCGATTCGTTATCTCGGGATTGATATCGGCCAGGTACAGACGCTGCGCCTGCTCACCGATAAAAATGAAGTGCAGGCCAGCGCAGTGCTCTACCCGGAATATGTGCGCACCTTTGCCCGTGGCGGTACGCGATTCTCGGTGATCACACCGCAAATTTCCGCGGCGGGTGTTGAGCACCTCGATACCATCCTGCAACCCTATATCAACGTGGAACCGGGTCATGGCGATGCGCGACGGGATTTTGAACTCACCGAAGCCACCATCACCGACTCGCGTTATCTCGACGGGCTGAATATTGTGGTTGAAGCCCCGGAAGTGGGATCGATGAATATCGGCACACCGGTGCTGTTCCGCGGTATCGAAGTAGGTACTGTCACCGGACTTGCGCTGGGTACGCTTTCCGATCGCGTGATGGTCGCCATGCGCATCAGTAAACGCTACCAGCATCTGGTGCGTAATAACTCGGTGTTCTGGCTGGCTTCCGGTTACACGCTGGACTTCGGTCTGACCGGCGGCGTGGTGAAAACCGGGACCTTTAACCAGTTCATTCGCGGCGGTATTGCGTTTGCCACGCCGCCGGAAACGCCGCTGGCACCCAAAGCGCAGCCGGGTAAACACTTCCTGCTGCTCGAAAGCGAACCAAAAGAGTGGCGTCAATGGGGCACCGCCCTGCCACGTTAA
- the copD gene encoding copper homeostasis membrane protein CopD, translating into MLSAALVGLRFIHFAALMLIFGCALFSAWLAPHELRRVVAQRFRPLLRVCLWLVAASAALMYAVQGGMMAGGWPDVWQPMVWMAVVGTQTGTLLAWQIILACLTLIAALLQPLQQKRLVLLVVIQFLLAAGLGHAAMRYGVMGVLQRGNHALHLLCAAMWLGGLLPVLFCMHLARGRWQTSAIAAMMRFSRYGHLAVAGVIVTGIVNMLLIQGLGWPWQSSWGRMLLLKCALVALMVAIALVNRYVLVPRLSLKNDTARQRFITLTWAEWGLGALVLAVVSLFATWEPF; encoded by the coding sequence ATGCTGTCGGCGGCGTTGGTTGGGCTGCGGTTTATTCACTTCGCCGCCCTGATGCTTATTTTTGGCTGCGCACTATTTAGTGCATGGCTTGCCCCGCATGAATTACGCCGCGTAGTAGCACAACGTTTTCGTCCTTTGCTGCGGGTCTGTTTATGGCTGGTGGCAGCCAGCGCGGCGCTGATGTATGCCGTGCAAGGCGGCATGATGGCAGGCGGCTGGCCGGATGTATGGCAACCGATGGTGTGGATGGCGGTGGTCGGAACGCAAACCGGTACGCTACTGGCATGGCAAATCATTCTGGCTTGTCTGACGCTTATCGCTGCGCTGCTACAACCGTTACAGCAAAAACGGCTGGTGCTGCTGGTGGTTATCCAGTTTTTGCTGGCGGCGGGTCTCGGCCATGCCGCGATGCGTTACGGGGTGATGGGCGTGTTGCAGCGCGGCAATCACGCCCTGCATTTGTTATGTGCGGCGATGTGGTTGGGCGGATTATTGCCAGTATTGTTCTGTATGCATCTGGCGCGCGGGCGGTGGCAAACCTCAGCCATCGCCGCAATGATGCGTTTCTCACGTTATGGTCACCTGGCCGTTGCCGGAGTGATTGTCACCGGTATCGTCAACATGTTGCTGATTCAGGGGCTGGGCTGGCCGTGGCAGAGCAGTTGGGGGCGTATGTTGTTGCTCAAATGTGCGCTTGTGGCGCTGATGGTGGCAATTGCCCTTGTGAATCGGTATGTTCTGGTGCCACGTTTGAGCCTGAAAAATGATACCGCGCGGCAACGCTTTATCACGCTGACCTGGGCTGAATGGGGGTTGGGCGCGCTGGTGCTGGCGGTTGTGAGTCTGTTTGCTACCTGGGAACCTTTTTGA